Proteins from one Sphingomonas sp. HF-S4 genomic window:
- a CDS encoding ribose-phosphate pyrophosphokinase — protein MACKAPGLGDTLGRWLVDEGLLPAEGAGSLADVAKVRALLIAAARERRAVSYSELLAGLGHRFTRPKMRAVCKTLDAIDAAGAAAGEPNLAVLVVRETDRLPGQGWWVGVREAYGYAGEWTGPKAAALVSRLQAQAFDYWRTRPRG, from the coding sequence ATGGCTTGCAAGGCGCCCGGCCTCGGCGATACGCTCGGCCGCTGGCTGGTCGATGAAGGTCTGTTGCCTGCGGAGGGCGCCGGATCGCTCGCCGATGTGGCGAAGGTGCGCGCGCTGCTGATCGCGGCCGCCCGCGAGCGGCGCGCGGTCAGCTATTCCGAATTGCTGGCCGGGCTCGGCCACCGCTTCACGCGGCCGAAGATGCGCGCGGTTTGCAAGACGCTCGACGCGATCGATGCCGCCGGCGCCGCTGCCGGCGAGCCCAACCTCGCGGTGCTGGTGGTTCGCGAAACCGACCGGCTGCCGGGGCAGGGCTGGTGGGTCGGAGTGCGCGAGGCCTATGGCTATGCGGGCGAATGGACCGGGCCGAAGGCAGCCGCGCTGGTATCCCGATTGCAGGCTCAGGCGTTTGATTATTGGCGGACGCGCCCGCGCGGCTAG
- a CDS encoding Uma2 family endonuclease encodes MTELLPLNNSHLPVKLRLEDYLRLDDAGAFEEYRKTELIDGEIFFVNAQHRPHAVIKSRLHVALAAAMDVHGQGWEAIVEGSIAIPPHNSPEPDIAVTSEPEGKGLMPLDSIKLIIEVSDATLAFDTKRKLAMYARNGVPEYWVVDVNARVIHQMWAPEGETYREHRELAFGQAVSAATIISLTIDTAAIG; translated from the coding sequence ATGACGGAGTTGCTGCCTCTCAACAACAGCCACCTGCCGGTCAAATTGCGGCTGGAAGACTATCTGCGGCTCGATGATGCGGGCGCGTTCGAGGAGTATCGGAAGACCGAGCTGATCGACGGGGAGATATTCTTCGTGAACGCGCAGCATCGGCCGCACGCGGTGATCAAGTCCCGCCTGCACGTTGCGCTTGCTGCCGCAATGGATGTGCATGGCCAGGGCTGGGAAGCGATCGTCGAAGGATCGATCGCCATCCCGCCGCACAATTCGCCCGAGCCGGACATCGCCGTGACGAGCGAACCCGAGGGCAAGGGCCTGATGCCGCTCGATAGCATCAAGCTTATCATCGAAGTGTCCGATGCGACGCTGGCGTTCGACACAAAACGCAAGTTGGCGATGTATGCGCGCAACGGCGTGCCCGAATATTGGGTAGTCGATGTCAACGCGCGCGTGATCCACCAGATGTGGGCGCCCGAGGGAGAGACCTATCGCGAGCACCGCGAACTGGCTTTCGGACAGGCCGTCAGCGCGGCGACCATTATTAGCCTGACGATCGACACCGCGGCCATTGGCTAG
- a CDS encoding NYN domain-containing protein — MNGDLPTGNVALLIDADNASASAIDPVLTALADLGTVNIRRVYGNWSKPALKGWSEAALRYALEPQQQFDLTKGKNATDMKMTIDAMDLLASKRVTGFGIMSSDSDFMPLVTRIRQDGLTVYGFGRATTPEGFRAACNRFIDIDTLVRGAEAPPPPVAAPAPATASGKVDAEVVRILIDAYEASRRDPGGYASLGEVGQRAANRSSFDVRSYGFARLSDLFEAVPGFEVDRRDGGAFVRRRR; from the coding sequence TTGAACGGCGATCTCCCTACCGGAAACGTAGCGCTGCTGATCGATGCGGACAACGCATCGGCCAGCGCTATCGACCCGGTGCTCACCGCGCTGGCCGATCTAGGCACAGTCAACATCCGCCGCGTCTACGGCAATTGGAGCAAGCCCGCGCTCAAGGGCTGGAGCGAAGCGGCGTTGCGCTATGCGCTCGAGCCTCAGCAGCAGTTCGACCTTACCAAGGGCAAGAACGCTACCGACATGAAGATGACCATCGATGCGATGGACCTGCTGGCAAGCAAGCGCGTCACGGGCTTCGGAATCATGTCATCGGACAGCGATTTCATGCCCTTGGTCACGCGGATCCGGCAGGATGGCCTGACGGTGTACGGCTTCGGCCGTGCGACCACGCCTGAGGGCTTTCGCGCCGCGTGCAACCGCTTCATCGACATCGATACGTTGGTCCGTGGCGCCGAGGCACCTCCCCCGCCGGTCGCGGCGCCCGCGCCGGCTACCGCTTCGGGCAAGGTCGATGCCGAGGTCGTACGCATCCTGATCGACGCCTACGAAGCGTCGCGTCGCGATCCCGGCGGGTATGCCAGTCTCGGCGAGGTCGGCCAGCGCGCCGCCAATCGATCGAGCTTCGACGTCCGCAGCTACGGCTTCGCGCGGCTGTCGGACCTGTTCGAGGCGGTGCCGGGGTTCGAAGTCGATCGGCGGGACGGGGGCGCATTCGTGCGGCGAAGACGGTAG
- a CDS encoding DoxX family protein has translation MPIPASWSGPLLSILRIAAGLGFLHHGTSKFFNLPPFPMPLNPLLQAAGAIELVGGALLVIGLFTRPVAFIAAGMSAVGYFLVHAGKGFYPSVNGGEAIMLYCFIFLYLAAAGAGPWSVDAARTRKAL, from the coding sequence ATGCCCATTCCTGCAAGCTGGTCCGGCCCGCTGCTGAGCATCCTGCGCATCGCCGCCGGGCTCGGCTTCCTGCACCACGGCACGTCGAAATTCTTCAACCTGCCGCCCTTCCCGATGCCGCTCAATCCGCTGCTCCAGGCCGCTGGCGCGATCGAGCTGGTCGGCGGCGCGCTGCTGGTCATCGGGCTGTTCACCCGACCGGTGGCATTCATCGCCGCGGGGATGAGCGCAGTGGGCTATTTCCTCGTCCATGCCGGCAAAGGCTTCTACCCCTCGGTCAATGGCGGCGAGGCGATCATGCTGTACTGCTTCATCTTCCTGTATCTCGCCGCGGCGGGCGCAGGGCCGTGGAGCGTGGATGCGGCACGTACGCGCAAAGCACTTTGA
- a CDS encoding acylphosphatase: protein MGTQRIMVSGRVQGVGYRDWVVRTAQRTGLTGWVRNVKDGRVEILASGDDETVAKLVEGCHQGSPLARVEHVEAWAADDEKQAKGFTKRFTA from the coding sequence ATGGGTACACAGCGCATCATGGTTTCCGGCCGCGTCCAGGGCGTCGGCTATCGCGACTGGGTGGTTCGCACCGCGCAACGCACCGGGCTGACCGGCTGGGTGCGCAACGTGAAGGACGGGCGGGTGGAGATCCTGGCCTCGGGCGACGACGAGACCGTGGCCAAGCTGGTCGAGGGCTGTCACCAGGGATCGCCGCTCGCGCGGGTCGAGCATGTCGAGGCCTGGGCGGCCGACGACGAGAAGCAGGCCAAGGGCTTCACCAAGCGCTTCACTGCCTGA
- the greB gene encoding transcription elongation factor GreB codes for MDRPNYITPAGYSALKAEYDALFAGERPRLVETIAWAAGNGDRSENGDYIYGRKRLREIDRRLGWLSKRMKAAKVVDPSKQEERGKVFFGATVTIADEDDAHRTLTLVGDDEADAGKGLIGWNAPLARALRGAGIGDLRRVILPGGEREYEVIAVTYP; via the coding sequence ATGGACCGCCCCAATTACATCACCCCCGCCGGCTATTCGGCGCTCAAGGCCGAATATGACGCGCTGTTCGCCGGCGAGCGACCCAGGCTGGTCGAGACGATCGCCTGGGCGGCGGGCAATGGCGACCGCTCGGAAAACGGGGATTACATCTACGGCCGCAAGCGGCTCCGCGAGATCGATCGTCGGCTCGGCTGGCTGTCGAAGCGGATGAAGGCGGCCAAGGTCGTCGATCCTTCGAAGCAGGAGGAGCGCGGCAAGGTCTTCTTCGGCGCGACGGTGACGATCGCCGACGAGGACGACGCGCACCGTACGCTGACCCTGGTGGGCGACGACGAGGCCGATGCCGGCAAGGGCCTGATCGGCTGGAACGCCCCGCTCGCCCGCGCGCTGCGTGGCGCCGGCATCGGCGACCTGCGTCGGGTCATCCTGCCCGGTGGCGAGCGGGAATATGAAGTTATCGCGGTAACTTACCCTTGA
- a CDS encoding lytic transglycosylase domain-containing protein, whose amino-acid sequence MLGSVIKSAVLLAGVSGVAASSQLTQDQIRSMAGSLQSTFSPVQPAYAQSDPLGTALVEWKRLQQSDNWPFSDYANFMLAHPGWPGETSRRAAAETSLASGAMMPDLTVRFFQKFAPITPAGNLRYAEALVAMGRRGEADEQARKAWRAGTLRAADESKLMASFLSALSPADHDARIDMLLWKNSTSVAQRLLGFASPSQRAIFEARIAFRTKAADAALKGSNAMDAGRSDPGYIADRARWLRDTGQSPAMRSYLAQRPRLTAYPGDGEAWYEVLLMAARGASNDGQHALAYQIASQVDDAFPPSTVIAELPLGERDDYTSLTWLAGTTAYYNLARPRDAAGMFERYSKGSKTPTTQSKGLYWAGRAAEAAGDHAAAQGFLARAAGFSDLYYGQLAAERIRLALKAPPPLDTRKADPGARDAFYRRETVRAVQLLGNMGDRVSQGMFIRQIARDATTDNDHVLAAELSRTIGRPDLGVMVGRSALENGLSDYTAAGFPSVKVPEGQRDYWTMIHAIARQESQFDRAAVSHAGARGLMQLMPGTAAETAGKLGLSYNRESLTTDTDYNIQLGSSYFQRVYRIYNSYPLAVAAYNAGPGNVNKWIRANGDPRMPGGDMLKWIEQIPIFETKNYVQRVLENAVVYDLLNPEFARSRGPANMSWYLGKNTPG is encoded by the coding sequence ATGCTCGGGTCGGTTATCAAGAGCGCTGTATTGCTCGCTGGGGTTTCGGGAGTCGCGGCGTCGTCGCAACTCACGCAGGATCAAATCCGGTCGATGGCGGGGTCGCTGCAAAGCACCTTCTCGCCCGTCCAGCCGGCCTATGCGCAGAGCGATCCGCTCGGCACGGCGCTGGTCGAGTGGAAGCGGCTGCAACAGTCCGACAACTGGCCCTTCTCCGATTATGCCAATTTCATGCTCGCGCATCCCGGCTGGCCGGGCGAGACGAGCCGGCGCGCCGCAGCGGAGACCTCGCTCGCCAGCGGCGCGATGATGCCCGACCTGACCGTGCGCTTCTTCCAGAAGTTCGCGCCGATCACGCCTGCGGGCAATCTCCGCTATGCCGAGGCGCTGGTGGCCATGGGCCGGCGCGGCGAGGCCGACGAGCAGGCGCGGAAAGCCTGGCGCGCGGGGACGTTGCGCGCCGCGGACGAGAGCAAGCTGATGGCGTCGTTCCTGTCGGCGCTGTCGCCCGCCGATCACGATGCGCGTATCGACATGCTGCTGTGGAAGAACTCGACGAGCGTCGCCCAGCGGCTGCTGGGGTTCGCCTCGCCGAGCCAGCGCGCGATCTTCGAGGCGCGGATCGCATTCCGCACCAAGGCGGCCGATGCCGCGCTCAAGGGCTCGAACGCAATGGACGCCGGTCGCAGCGATCCGGGCTATATCGCCGATCGCGCGCGCTGGCTGCGCGATACCGGACAGAGCCCGGCGATGCGCTCATACCTCGCGCAGCGGCCGCGGCTGACCGCGTATCCGGGCGATGGCGAGGCGTGGTATGAAGTGCTGCTGATGGCGGCACGCGGCGCCTCGAACGACGGCCAGCACGCCCTCGCCTATCAGATCGCCAGCCAGGTCGACGACGCCTTCCCGCCGAGCACGGTGATCGCCGAGCTGCCGCTGGGCGAGCGCGACGATTATACCAGCCTGACTTGGCTGGCGGGCACTACGGCCTATTACAACCTCGCCCGCCCGCGCGACGCGGCGGGGATGTTCGAGCGCTATTCGAAGGGCTCGAAGACGCCGACGACTCAGTCGAAGGGGCTGTATTGGGCCGGCCGCGCCGCCGAGGCAGCGGGCGACCATGCCGCGGCGCAGGGCTTCCTGGCGCGGGCCGCCGGATTCTCGGACCTCTATTACGGCCAGCTCGCCGCCGAGCGGATTCGCCTCGCGCTCAAGGCGCCGCCGCCGCTCGACACCAGGAAGGCCGATCCGGGCGCGCGCGACGCCTTCTATCGGCGCGAGACCGTCCGCGCCGTGCAGTTGCTCGGCAATATGGGTGACCGAGTGTCGCAGGGCATGTTCATCCGTCAGATCGCGCGCGACGCGACCACCGACAACGACCATGTCCTCGCCGCCGAGCTCAGCCGGACGATCGGGCGCCCCGATCTGGGCGTGATGGTCGGGCGCAGCGCGCTCGAGAACGGGCTGTCGGACTATACCGCGGCGGGCTTCCCGTCGGTGAAGGTGCCCGAGGGGCAGCGCGATTACTGGACGATGATCCATGCGATCGCACGCCAGGAGAGCCAGTTCGATCGCGCCGCGGTGAGCCATGCCGGCGCACGCGGGCTGATGCAGCTGATGCCGGGGACCGCCGCAGAGACCGCCGGCAAACTGGGGCTGAGCTACAACCGGGAGTCGCTGACCACCGACACCGATTACAACATCCAGCTGGGATCGAGCTATTTCCAGCGGGTGTACCGGATCTATAACAGCTATCCGCTCGCCGTGGCGGCCTACAATGCCGGGCCCGGCAATGTGAACAAGTGGATCCGCGCCAATGGCGATCCGCGGATGCCGGGCGGCGACATGCTCAAATGGATCGAGCAGATCCCGATCTTCGAGACCAAGAACTATGTCCAGCGCGTGCTCGAGAACGCCGTGGTCTACGACCTGCTCAACCCCGAATTCGCCCGCTCGCGCGGGCCGGCGAACATGAGCTGGTATCTGGGCAAGAACACGCCCGGCTGA
- the dapA gene encoding 4-hydroxy-tetrahydrodipicolinate synthase: MFSGSIPALVTPFRNGILAEQDYRDLVEWQIAEGSAALVPCGTTGEAATLTKDEHFEVVRICADQAKGRVPVLAGAGSNDTRVAIANVHAARESGADAVLMVPPYYNRPSQEGIFRHFEAVAEATDLPIVLYNVPGRTVTDIQPATMARIVAAFGSRFLGVKDATGQLGRVSEQRAGCGANFIQLSGNDETALAFNAMGGTGCISVSANVAPRLCAEFQAAWAAGDTAKALELHDRLYPLHLAMFTDASPGPVKYALGKVRPGFPGELRLPMTEASDASRAAVDAALEHAGLI; this comes from the coding sequence ATGTTCTCCGGCTCTATTCCTGCGCTCGTCACGCCATTCCGTAATGGCATTTTAGCGGAGCAGGATTACCGCGACCTAGTTGAATGGCAGATTGCCGAAGGATCGGCGGCCTTGGTCCCGTGCGGCACCACTGGCGAGGCGGCGACGCTCACCAAGGACGAGCATTTCGAAGTCGTCCGGATCTGCGCCGACCAGGCGAAGGGCAGGGTGCCCGTGCTCGCCGGCGCCGGATCGAACGACACGCGAGTGGCGATCGCCAACGTCCATGCCGCCAGGGAATCGGGCGCCGACGCCGTGCTGATGGTGCCGCCTTATTACAATCGCCCGAGCCAGGAAGGCATCTTCCGCCATTTCGAGGCGGTGGCAGAGGCGACCGACTTGCCGATCGTCCTCTACAACGTACCCGGCCGCACCGTGACCGACATCCAGCCTGCGACGATGGCGCGGATCGTCGCGGCGTTCGGCAGCCGCTTCCTCGGCGTCAAGGACGCCACCGGCCAGCTCGGCCGCGTCTCCGAGCAGCGCGCCGGCTGCGGCGCCAACTTCATCCAGCTCTCGGGCAATGACGAGACCGCGCTCGCCTTCAATGCGATGGGGGGCACCGGCTGCATCTCGGTCAGCGCCAATGTCGCGCCGCGTCTCTGCGCCGAATTCCAGGCGGCCTGGGCGGCGGGCGACACTGCCAAGGCGCTCGAACTCCACGACCGGCTCTATCCGCTCCACCTGGCGATGTTCACCGACGCCTCGCCGGGCCCGGTGAAGTACGCGCTCGGCAAGGTCCGCCCCGGATTCCCCGGCGAGTTGCGTCTGCCGATGACCGAGGCCTCCGACGCCAGTCGCGCCGCAGTCGATGCCGCGCTGGAGCATGCCGGCCTGATCTGA
- a CDS encoding TonB-dependent receptor encodes MKSAFTRRALRSSAAIAALLYAGTAFAQEDAVAEAQADGDIVVTAQRREERLVDVPLSVAVIQGDSLRDFQAAGDDTLALAGRVPGLYAETTTGRIFPRYYIRGLGNIDFYLGASQPVSIIQDDVVLEHVVLKSNPVYDLDRVEVLRGPQGSLFGRNTTAGIVKFDTIRPSDTFQGRAALSVGQYGSSNIDAGFGGPIVDDLLSFRVSGLYQHRDGWVDNTYTGPSFDGTKGGYNVMGGFDDRNLRLQLRFTPSDRLTVDLSGHGRWYEGTSTIFHRGALIKGSNSVENASRSQVALDEAMNNPQAYDTYGASGRISYDFGGAVLTSISAWETTKGYSRGDTDGGAASLFAGTPFYGQSQGNIQDLDQFSQELRLASPGTGRFNWQFGGYYFDSRDITDFYQRRVFLTAPFDPANPNSRNPNNWVRLRNTNTSWAGFGQVSYDLTDRFTLSAGARVTNDTKRTRLLKTADTGTGAVTYTGRRDVELDDTRESWDVNALYKLSDDVSVYARVASGFRGPTIQGRSAVFNSDFTTADSETILSWEAGVKGALLDNRVRFNLSGFYYTVDDIQLNANDVNGNGVLLNADKAKAYGVEAELDLHPVENFALSLGGSWLHTEIQDSAALAQVCVLGGTVVCTVKDPTVVIPGRGTFARIDGNRLPNAPEYNLNAAARYDIPLDGGGKFFVSTDWNLQGYTSFVLYDTKEFTANGNFEGGLKIGFEGANGDWEIAAFARNITNEKNLKGVIENYMAAVYNDPRIIGVSFSTRMR; translated from the coding sequence ATGAAATCCGCATTTACCCGCCGCGCCCTCCGTTCGAGCGCGGCGATTGCCGCTCTGCTCTATGCCGGCACCGCCTTCGCGCAGGAAGACGCCGTCGCCGAGGCGCAGGCTGACGGCGACATCGTCGTCACCGCGCAGCGTCGCGAAGAGCGCCTGGTCGACGTGCCGCTCTCGGTCGCCGTGATCCAGGGCGATTCGCTCCGCGACTTCCAGGCCGCCGGCGACGACACGCTGGCGCTCGCCGGCCGCGTCCCCGGCCTCTATGCCGAGACGACCACCGGCCGCATCTTCCCGCGCTATTACATCCGCGGCCTTGGCAATATCGACTTCTACCTCGGCGCCTCGCAGCCGGTGTCGATCATCCAGGATGACGTCGTGCTCGAGCATGTCGTGCTCAAGTCGAACCCGGTCTATGACCTCGATCGCGTCGAAGTGCTGCGCGGCCCGCAGGGCTCGCTGTTCGGCCGCAACACCACCGCCGGCATCGTCAAGTTCGACACGATCCGCCCGAGCGACACCTTCCAGGGCCGCGCCGCGCTGTCGGTCGGCCAATATGGCAGCTCGAACATCGACGCCGGCTTCGGCGGCCCGATCGTCGACGACCTGCTCTCGTTCCGCGTCTCGGGGCTCTACCAGCACCGCGACGGCTGGGTCGACAACACCTATACCGGCCCGAGCTTCGACGGCACCAAGGGCGGCTACAACGTCATGGGCGGCTTCGACGACCGCAATCTGCGCCTCCAGCTTCGCTTCACCCCCAGCGACCGCCTGACGGTCGACCTGTCGGGCCATGGCCGCTGGTATGAGGGCACTTCGACGATCTTCCACCGCGGCGCGCTCATCAAGGGCTCGAACAGCGTCGAGAATGCTTCGCGCAGCCAGGTCGCGCTCGACGAGGCGATGAACAACCCGCAGGCCTATGACACCTACGGCGCGTCGGGCCGGATCAGCTACGATTTCGGTGGCGCGGTGCTCACCTCGATCTCGGCTTGGGAAACCACCAAGGGCTATAGCCGTGGCGACACCGATGGCGGCGCCGCCTCGCTGTTCGCGGGCACGCCCTTCTACGGCCAGTCGCAGGGCAACATCCAGGATCTCGACCAGTTCAGCCAGGAGCTGCGCCTCGCCAGCCCTGGCACGGGCCGGTTCAACTGGCAGTTCGGCGGCTATTATTTCGACTCGCGCGACATCACCGATTTCTACCAGCGCCGCGTGTTCCTCACCGCGCCGTTCGATCCCGCCAACCCGAATAGCCGCAACCCCAACAACTGGGTGCGCCTGCGCAACACGAATACCTCGTGGGCCGGTTTCGGCCAGGTGAGCTATGACCTGACCGATCGCTTCACCCTGTCGGCCGGCGCACGCGTCACCAACGACACCAAGCGTACCCGCCTGCTCAAGACCGCCGACACCGGCACGGGGGCAGTGACCTATACCGGCCGCCGCGACGTCGAGCTCGACGACACCCGCGAGAGCTGGGACGTCAACGCGCTCTACAAGCTCAGCGACGATGTGAGCGTCTACGCCCGCGTCGCCAGCGGCTTCCGTGGCCCGACGATCCAGGGCCGCTCGGCGGTGTTCAACTCGGACTTCACCACCGCGGATTCGGAGACGATCCTGTCGTGGGAAGCCGGCGTGAAGGGTGCGCTGCTCGACAACCGCGTGCGGTTCAACCTGAGCGGCTTCTACTACACGGTCGACGACATCCAGCTGAACGCCAATGACGTGAACGGCAACGGCGTGCTGCTCAATGCCGACAAGGCCAAGGCATATGGCGTCGAGGCCGAACTCGATCTCCACCCGGTCGAGAATTTCGCGCTCTCGCTCGGCGGCAGCTGGCTCCACACCGAGATTCAGGATTCGGCGGCGCTCGCGCAGGTCTGCGTGCTTGGGGGCACGGTGGTCTGCACCGTCAAGGATCCGACGGTGGTCATCCCCGGCCGCGGCACGTTCGCCCGGATTGACGGCAATCGCCTGCCCAACGCGCCCGAGTACAACCTCAACGCTGCGGCGCGCTATGACATCCCGCTCGATGGCGGCGGCAAGTTCTTCGTCTCCACCGACTGGAACCTCCAGGGCTATACGAGCTTCGTACTCTACGACACCAAGGAGTTCACGGCGAACGGCAACTTCGAAGGCGGTCTGAAGATCGGGTTCGAAGGTGCGAACGGCGATTGGGAAATCGCCGCGTTCGCCCGCAACATCACCAACGAGAAGAACCTCAAGGGCGTGATCGAGAACTATATGGCCGCGGTCTATAACGACCCCCGCATCATCGGCGTCTCGTTCAGCACCCGCATGCGCTGA